The following proteins are co-located in the Imtechella halotolerans genome:
- a CDS encoding autotransporter outer membrane beta-barrel domain-containing protein, producing MKKVILLCFVAIGFALNASAQDISPNALGLRLGDSDGFGAEISYQRALGSKNNRLELDLGWRSNNNYDAFKLTGLYQWVWNIDGGFNWYAGVGAGVGSWSYDTPGYDGDGTVIFAAGDVGIEYNFDIPLQLSLDIRPEFGSNSYDGFDIALGVRYRF from the coding sequence ATGAAGAAAGTAATTTTATTATGTTTTGTAGCAATTGGATTTGCTCTAAACGCGAGTGCTCAAGACATTTCTCCTAACGCTTTAGGTCTCCGTCTTGGAGATAGCGATGGGTTCGGTGCTGAAATATCTTACCAACGCGCTTTAGGGAGCAAGAACAACCGATTAGAGCTTGATTTAGGCTGGAGAAGTAATAATAACTACGATGCCTTTAAGCTTACAGGTTTATACCAATGGGTATGGAACATTGATGGTGGTTTTAATTGGTATGCTGGTGTAGGTGCTGGTGTAGGGTCATGGAGCTATGATACTCCTGGGTATGATGGTGATGGAACTGTGATTTTCGCTGCGGGAGATGTTGGTATTGAGTACAATTTCGACATTCCTCTACAATTATCATTGGATATCCGTCCAGAGTTTGGCTCAAACAGCTACGATGGATTTGACATCGCACTAGGTGTACGCTATAGATTCTAA
- a CDS encoding TlpA disulfide reductase family protein → MKQFFFIFSIALLTTACSGTSGNEYKIDASIEGIDNGSTVILRKLDQENQPVDVDSTTVNDGKFIFKGISELPEIHFMYIEGAPGVIPVIAEKGTIKITSYKDSLYATHRSGTVTNEAFQAFIEESNEIAEVYNKTRNEISIAANARDTVAFSMARDKMISLEKEIDNLEYKHILLNPSSYLSVLLLEGIVQAQSQPTDVIEDLYNKIPSKFKNTSTAKNIAKAIEANAATSIGVIAPDFTAPSPSKEEVTLSKVEGKLILLDFWAAWCRPCREENPNIVAVYEKYKDKGFNVVGFSLDRNEADWKKAIVDDKLDWIHASNIQFWNDPVARMYNITAIPKSFLLDENKRIIATDLRGAQLEAAVRDFFEKN, encoded by the coding sequence ATGAAACAATTTTTTTTTATTTTTTCAATAGCCCTGCTAACTACAGCTTGTAGTGGTACAAGCGGTAATGAATACAAAATTGACGCTTCTATTGAAGGTATTGATAATGGCAGTACTGTCATTCTACGTAAACTAGATCAAGAAAATCAACCGGTAGATGTTGATTCAACCACAGTAAATGATGGCAAATTTATATTTAAGGGAATCAGTGAGTTACCTGAAATTCATTTTATGTATATAGAAGGTGCTCCCGGGGTCATCCCAGTAATTGCTGAAAAAGGGACCATTAAAATCACATCCTATAAGGATAGTTTATACGCTACACATCGTTCAGGAACAGTAACCAATGAAGCATTTCAGGCATTCATCGAAGAATCTAATGAGATTGCTGAAGTCTATAATAAAACTCGAAACGAAATTAGTATAGCGGCAAATGCTCGTGATACGGTTGCTTTTTCAATGGCACGTGATAAAATGATTTCTCTTGAAAAGGAAATAGATAATTTAGAATACAAACACATTCTACTCAACCCTAGTTCGTATTTATCAGTACTTCTTTTAGAAGGCATAGTTCAGGCCCAATCACAACCTACCGATGTCATTGAGGACTTATATAATAAGATTCCTTCTAAATTCAAAAATACCTCTACAGCTAAAAATATAGCAAAGGCTATTGAAGCTAATGCTGCAACTTCAATTGGTGTAATTGCACCCGATTTCACCGCTCCTTCTCCCTCTAAAGAAGAGGTAACACTTAGTAAAGTTGAAGGTAAGTTGATTTTATTGGACTTTTGGGCTGCATGGTGCCGTCCATGTCGTGAAGAAAATCCAAATATTGTAGCTGTATATGAAAAGTACAAAGACAAAGGGTTTAATGTTGTAGGATTTTCATTGGATCGTAATGAAGCTGATTGGAAAAAAGCTATAGTAGATGATAAACTTGATTGGATTCATGCCTCTAACATTCAATTTTGGAATGATCCTGTTGCTCGTATGTACAACATTACGGCTATTCCAAAGTCCTTTTTGTTGGACGAAAACAAGCGAATTATTGCTACAGACCTACGTGGAGCCCAATTAGAGGCAGCTGTACGTGATTTTTTTGAAAAAAATTAA
- a CDS encoding lysophospholipid acyltransferase family protein yields MQLLIYILAYPFLWIISKLPFPIFYAVSDGICFLVYRVFGYRKKMVRQNLRYAFPEKSLTDILKIEQAFYKHMCDLFLEMIKSLGMSEQEMKNHMVFNNPEIFEPFEKAHKSVILVCGHYASYEWMMSLGYHIHHKGYAVYAPLGNKYFDRLVQKIRSRHQAFLIPRKQATATIKQHKEEGVLGMYGLASDQTPSAKYAKYWRPFLGVRVPVFTGAETLAKTLDMPVVFFDVQKVKRGYYQTTFTLITDAPKTYNDFEITDVFTELLENQIRNRPEYYLWTHNRFKHKDKNPSPTAVIK; encoded by the coding sequence ATGCAATTGTTGATATATATTCTTGCTTATCCTTTTTTATGGATCATCTCTAAACTTCCTTTTCCAATATTTTATGCAGTTTCTGATGGCATTTGTTTTCTGGTATACCGAGTTTTTGGGTACAGAAAAAAAATGGTTAGGCAAAACCTTAGATATGCCTTTCCTGAAAAGTCTTTAACTGACATTCTAAAAATAGAACAAGCCTTTTATAAGCATATGTGTGATCTTTTTCTAGAAATGATTAAATCATTAGGAATGAGTGAACAGGAGATGAAAAATCATATGGTATTTAATAATCCAGAGATATTTGAACCCTTTGAAAAGGCCCATAAAAGCGTTATATTGGTATGTGGACACTATGCCAGTTATGAATGGATGATGTCCTTAGGGTATCATATACATCATAAGGGATATGCGGTGTATGCTCCTTTAGGAAATAAATACTTTGACCGACTTGTACAAAAGATTCGTTCTCGTCATCAAGCCTTTCTAATTCCAAGAAAACAAGCCACAGCAACTATTAAACAGCACAAAGAAGAAGGTGTATTGGGTATGTACGGACTGGCAAGCGATCAAACCCCTAGTGCTAAATATGCAAAATATTGGCGCCCTTTTCTCGGTGTACGAGTACCTGTTTTTACCGGAGCTGAAACCCTAGCTAAAACCTTGGATATGCCCGTGGTCTTTTTTGACGTACAAAAAGTCAAACGAGGGTATTATCAGACTACTTTTACTTTAATTACTGACGCACCTAAAACGTACAATGACTTTGAGATTACGGATGTTTTTACTGAGTTATTAGAGAACCAAATCCGGAACAGACCAGAGTACTATCTTTGGACACATAATCGATTTAAACATAAAGACAAAAATCCATCGCCAACAGCTGTTATAAAGTAG
- a CDS encoding rhomboid family intramembrane serine protease, with amino-acid sequence MNLHIATIVIIAANVLVSMKGFNDFSFFEKYKFHVGSIKRGEQIRMFSSGFLHVDTAHLLFNMLTLYFFANVVIQDLGAFKFILVYVASLIIGSLFSLFFHKNEYHYSAVGASGAVTGILYSAILLYPNMSLYLFFIPIPIPAYIFGIVYLLYSIYGMKSRIGNIGHTAHFGGAVGGYLLTLFFNPQLLFTQTVMVILLFIPIVILFFMQKAGKI; translated from the coding sequence ATGAATTTACACATCGCGACTATTGTAATTATTGCTGCCAATGTATTGGTCTCCATGAAAGGATTTAATGACTTTTCCTTCTTTGAAAAATATAAATTTCACGTTGGTTCCATTAAAAGGGGAGAGCAGATTAGAATGTTTTCAAGTGGATTTCTACATGTAGACACTGCTCATTTACTATTTAATATGCTTACTCTTTACTTTTTTGCAAATGTTGTAATACAAGATTTAGGAGCTTTTAAATTCATATTAGTTTATGTCGCTAGTTTAATTATTGGAAGTTTATTTAGTTTGTTTTTTCATAAAAATGAGTATCACTACAGTGCCGTAGGTGCTAGTGGTGCTGTTACTGGCATACTTTATTCGGCCATTTTATTATACCCAAATATGAGTTTGTATCTCTTTTTCATTCCAATTCCAATTCCAGCTTATATCTTCGGAATTGTGTATTTATTATATTCTATATATGGCATGAAGTCAAGAATTGGGAATATTGGTCATACTGCTCACTTTGGAGGGGCAGTAGGTGGGTATTTATTGACTTTATTCTTTAATCCTCAGCTGTTATTTACACAGACAGTAATGGTTATCTTACTTTTTATTCCGATTGTTATATTATTTTTTATGCAAAAAGCCGGAAAAATATAG
- a CDS encoding response regulator, with protein sequence MNRTISQLKKDIAIIDDNNFLIKSVQEKLSFFDNIHISFIANNGLECVEKLKIEIQPDLILMDIDMPKLNGIEATAIVKQKYPQIKIIILTVFDDDENIFHAIQSGADGYLLKDTTPQVLYDAIVQTLEGGAVMTPSIAMKALNFLRPPRIENGGELEETIKLTNREIEVLEQLSTGIPYTTIAANLYVSPSTIRRHIENIYQKLQVHSKIEAIELARKKRLI encoded by the coding sequence ATGAATAGAACAATTAGTCAATTGAAAAAAGATATTGCCATTATTGATGACAATAATTTTCTTATAAAAAGCGTACAGGAAAAACTATCATTCTTTGACAATATTCATATTTCCTTTATTGCAAATAACGGTTTGGAGTGTGTGGAAAAACTTAAAATTGAAATTCAACCGGACCTAATTCTGATGGATATTGATATGCCCAAGCTAAACGGTATTGAAGCTACCGCCATAGTGAAACAAAAATATCCACAAATTAAAATTATTATACTTACCGTGTTTGACGATGATGAAAACATATTCCATGCCATACAATCTGGGGCTGATGGGTATCTATTAAAGGACACTACACCTCAGGTGCTTTATGATGCCATTGTTCAAACTTTAGAGGGAGGTGCAGTAATGACTCCGTCCATTGCCATGAAAGCTCTAAATTTTTTACGTCCTCCAAGAATAGAAAATGGTGGTGAATTGGAAGAAACTATAAAATTAACAAACAGAGAAATAGAAGTACTTGAACAACTTTCCACCGGAATTCCATATACTACAATTGCAGCAAACCTGTATGTTTCACCATCTACTATAAGAAGGCACATTGAAAACATTTACCAAAAACTTCAGGTACATTCGAAAATTGAAGCCATAGAATTGGCAAGAAAAAAAAGACTAATTTGA
- a CDS encoding sensor histidine kinase: MRRFITITFILYTSLNFTKTWAQNIELFDSIIQSLQQEKKYEQQIEILKTSIKKNYNTKSEETLKLAQFGYKLAKENNDIANSGNFLRNIGLSYTKKGLIDSASVYYYRALKELESSKNTEYLGLLYDDMARMYRKLKQSERALDFYEKALTLYEAENNLEGIARIYNESGVVYRDDFQDYKTAKERFEKSLKIQRQRNDSVGIGYSLEFLGYNQLLIKDFKNAKQYLMDALAIREKLNDDFAIMLNYTALGEYYNQTMEPQKSNEYFEKSNAIAKRIKFADIQKYNYENIMHNYEQLGDYQMAYQSLQAYNILNDSLYNFKRLKDVEEISTKYETAEKEKQIAEKELALKIRNQWIFGLIAFTIIIGLIGFLLYKQQMLKNIEQKKDNELKLALEKIESQNKLQEQRLSISRDLHDNIGAQLSFIVSAIDAIKYYVGDTNNRMITKLDDVGIFAKETIGELRDTIWAMNKPEITVKDLKSRIANFIEKAKQFYPNVLISMTMDSAALENTSFSGLQGLNIFRIIQEATNNALKYSEANHIEIQIYKEENSIHFQIRDYGIGFLENNVEAGNGLLNMRKRAIELGDELQIQSDTNKGTTVMFKINE; the protein is encoded by the coding sequence ATGAGAAGATTCATTACGATTACATTTATACTGTATACATCACTAAATTTCACCAAAACCTGGGCACAAAACATCGAATTATTTGATAGTATTATACAATCCCTTCAACAAGAAAAAAAGTACGAACAACAGATAGAAATCCTTAAAACTAGCATCAAAAAAAATTATAATACTAAATCTGAGGAGACTTTAAAGCTAGCTCAATTTGGTTATAAACTTGCCAAAGAAAACAATGACATAGCAAATAGCGGTAATTTTCTGCGAAATATTGGTCTTTCTTACACAAAGAAGGGTTTAATAGATAGTGCTTCTGTATATTACTATAGGGCACTTAAAGAATTGGAGTCCTCCAAAAATACGGAATATCTCGGCTTACTTTATGATGATATGGCTAGAATGTACCGTAAACTAAAACAATCTGAAAGAGCCTTGGACTTTTATGAGAAGGCTCTAACATTATATGAAGCAGAAAATAACTTAGAAGGTATTGCTCGAATTTATAATGAAAGTGGAGTAGTTTACCGTGATGACTTCCAAGATTACAAAACTGCCAAGGAACGCTTCGAAAAATCTTTGAAAATTCAACGTCAAAGAAATGATAGTGTAGGGATTGGCTATTCCCTTGAATTCTTAGGGTATAATCAGCTACTTATCAAGGACTTTAAAAATGCGAAACAGTATCTAATGGATGCATTAGCAATTCGCGAAAAGTTAAACGATGATTTTGCAATAATGCTGAATTATACAGCTTTAGGAGAATATTATAATCAAACAATGGAACCCCAAAAATCCAATGAATATTTTGAAAAAAGTAATGCCATAGCCAAGAGAATTAAGTTTGCGGATATACAAAAGTATAATTACGAAAATATAATGCATAATTACGAGCAACTGGGTGATTACCAAATGGCCTACCAAAGTCTACAAGCATATAACATCCTAAATGATAGTCTATACAATTTTAAGAGATTAAAGGATGTAGAGGAAATTAGTACTAAATACGAAACAGCTGAAAAGGAAAAACAAATTGCTGAGAAAGAACTTGCATTAAAAATTCGGAATCAGTGGATATTTGGATTAATTGCATTTACTATTATTATTGGTTTAATTGGATTTTTGTTGTACAAACAACAAATGTTGAAAAATATAGAACAGAAAAAAGACAACGAATTAAAATTAGCCTTAGAAAAAATTGAAAGCCAAAACAAGTTACAGGAACAACGATTATCAATATCAAGGGATTTACATGATAATATAGGGGCGCAATTATCCTTTATTGTTTCAGCAATTGACGCTATAAAATATTATGTTGGTGATACCAACAATCGTATGATCACCAAACTAGACGATGTTGGAATTTTTGCTAAAGAAACCATTGGGGAACTTCGAGATACTATATGGGCCATGAATAAACCAGAAATTACAGTGAAAGACTTGAAAAGTCGCATTGCAAACTTTATTGAAAAGGCCAAGCAATTCTATCCAAACGTGCTTATTTCGATGACAATGGACAGTGCTGCATTGGAAAACACCTCTTTTTCAGGTTTACAGGGCTTAAACATTTTCCGTATCATTCAAGAAGCCACCAACAATGCTCTCAAGTATTCAGAGGCTAACCATATAGAAATACAAATCTATAAAGAAGAAAATAGTATTCATTTTCAAATAAGAGATTACGGTATTGGTTTTTTGGAAAACAATGTTGAGGCAGGTAATGGATTGTTAAACATGAGAAAGCGGGCTATTGAATTAGGAGATGAACTACAAATACAATCCGATACAAATAAAGGAACAACAGTAATGTTTAAAATAAATGAATAG
- a CDS encoding UDP-2,3-diacylglucosamine diphosphatase, translated as MKKRKVDIAVISDVHLGTYGCHAQELLSYLNSIQPEKLILNGDIIDIWQFRKRYFPKSHLKVIKKIIDLSTKGTEIVYITGNHDEMLRKFSEVRMGNIAIVDKLILNLDGKKAWFFHGDVFDASIQHAKWIAKLGGWGYDLLIYFNRMINRVLTATGREKYSLSHKIKKSVKKAVKFINDFEKAASDLAIENGYKYVICGHIHQPQLLRKVNRHGTCLYLNSGDWVENLTALEYHNKKWKLYHYQQDKLIPFVVDEELKSMNYKDLLAAITITGTRSI; from the coding sequence TTGAAGAAACGTAAAGTAGATATCGCTGTAATTTCAGATGTACATTTAGGTACCTATGGTTGCCATGCGCAAGAATTACTATCTTACCTTAATAGCATTCAACCTGAAAAATTAATTCTTAATGGTGACATTATAGATATTTGGCAATTCAGAAAACGATATTTTCCAAAATCACATCTAAAAGTAATTAAAAAGATCATAGACCTTTCTACTAAAGGTACTGAAATTGTTTATATCACTGGAAATCATGATGAAATGCTCCGTAAATTTAGCGAGGTACGAATGGGCAATATTGCCATAGTAGATAAGCTTATTTTGAATCTAGATGGTAAAAAAGCATGGTTTTTTCATGGAGATGTATTTGATGCTTCCATTCAGCATGCGAAGTGGATTGCTAAGTTAGGCGGCTGGGGCTACGACCTTTTAATCTACTTTAACAGAATGATTAATAGAGTACTTACAGCGACCGGAAGAGAAAAATATTCTCTTTCCCATAAAATTAAAAAGAGCGTAAAAAAGGCAGTAAAATTCATTAATGATTTTGAAAAAGCAGCTTCTGATTTGGCGATTGAAAATGGGTATAAATATGTAATATGTGGACATATTCATCAACCACAATTACTCCGAAAAGTGAACCGCCATGGAACCTGTCTTTATCTTAACTCTGGTGATTGGGTAGAAAATCTAACCGCATTGGAGTATCACAATAAAAAATGGAAGCTGTACCATTATCAACAAGATAAACTAATCCCATTTGTAGTTGATGAAGAACTTAAATCAATGAACTACAAAGACTTGTTAGCCGCTATTACCATAACTGGTACCAGATCTATATAG
- a CDS encoding FAD-binding and (Fe-S)-binding domain-containing protein → MNLEENLKVLSNSIEGNLFYDNLHKAIYATDASVYRELPLAIAYPKNSKDIKALITFAKAHKTSLIPRTAGTSLAGQCVGNGIVVDVSKYFNRILQFDQKNKTITVEPGVVRDELNLFLKPYGLFFGPNTSTSNRCMIGGMVGNNSSGTTSIQYGVTRDKVLEMQVLLSDGSEVTFGELSQKEFSLKCKQQNLEGNIYRFLQNTLGKQEVQAAILSNFPKPQIHRRNTGYAIDVLLDMQPFSEEGPAFNMCKLLAGSEGTLAFTTGITLQLDELPPVHRVMVAAHFTTVSDCCNAVAPLMRHPLYSCEMMDKVILDCTKSNKTYAPNRSFIEGDPEAILTLELCASDKDSLEDLKNHLLHTLHTETKSYANPILFGDGITKAEELRKAGLGLLGNMIGDKKAVACIEDTAVALDDLAPYITEFSSLMDSYGQKAVYYAHAGAGELHLRPILNLKKKEDVELFRKITTDVALLVKKYNGSMSGEHGDGRVRAEFIELMVGKENYETLRQLKNTFDANHLLNPGKIIDAEPMDTFLRYVPDAPTKEIPTILNFSDSQGIIRAAEKCNGSGDCRKSAVFNGVMCPSYQATKNEKDTTRARANALREFLTNSDKENKFNHKELKQVFDLCLSCKACSSECPSNVDVASFKAEFLYQYRMANGSSLRDKLFAYNSNFNRFAAKFPWLVNGVFKNKILSSILKKGAGIHPLRSLPLISTTKLKHYAKSANNKSSTENKVILFIDEFSSWLEAEIAKDCIDVLQRLGYSVQLYFGESGRTLISKGYLKEAKVIANTHIKDLAPLVSQDVPLIGIEPSAILTFKDEYLRLCDDLETAHKIASATYMIEEFLALEISKGTITSAQFTTKPQKIKFHGHCHQKALSHQKYSFDVLNIPKNYSVTILNTGCCGMAGSFGYEKEHYQISMQIGELKLFPAVRSASSDVIIAANGTSCRHQILDGTKRISKHPITILKEALLV, encoded by the coding sequence ATGAATCTGGAAGAAAATCTAAAAGTGCTGAGTAACAGTATTGAAGGTAATTTATTTTATGATAATCTTCACAAAGCAATTTATGCTACTGACGCCTCTGTGTATAGAGAGCTCCCCTTAGCTATTGCCTATCCTAAAAATAGTAAAGATATCAAAGCCTTAATCACATTTGCTAAGGCGCATAAAACATCTTTAATCCCACGTACTGCCGGTACATCATTAGCAGGTCAATGTGTAGGAAATGGTATAGTTGTAGATGTATCTAAATATTTCAATCGTATTTTACAATTTGATCAAAAAAATAAGACTATAACTGTTGAACCTGGGGTAGTTCGAGATGAATTAAATCTTTTCCTCAAACCTTATGGTCTATTTTTTGGACCCAATACCTCCACTTCAAACCGATGCATGATTGGGGGGATGGTCGGAAATAATTCTAGTGGCACAACCTCCATTCAATATGGGGTCACTAGAGATAAGGTTCTTGAGATGCAGGTTTTATTAAGTGATGGAAGTGAGGTTACCTTTGGTGAATTAAGCCAAAAAGAATTTTCACTAAAGTGCAAACAGCAAAATTTAGAAGGGAATATCTATCGTTTCCTACAAAACACCTTGGGTAAACAAGAAGTACAAGCAGCCATCCTATCAAACTTTCCCAAACCTCAAATTCATAGAAGAAATACAGGATATGCTATTGATGTCTTATTAGATATGCAACCATTTAGTGAAGAGGGCCCTGCATTTAATATGTGTAAACTATTAGCTGGAAGTGAAGGTACATTAGCATTCACCACAGGGATTACCTTACAACTTGATGAACTACCACCCGTACATCGTGTGATGGTAGCTGCCCATTTCACCACTGTGTCAGATTGTTGTAATGCTGTAGCTCCTTTAATGAGACATCCACTTTATAGTTGTGAGATGATGGATAAAGTGATATTGGATTGTACAAAAAGTAACAAAACCTACGCTCCCAATCGAAGTTTTATAGAAGGTGATCCAGAAGCCATCCTCACCTTGGAATTATGTGCTTCTGATAAGGACTCTCTTGAAGACTTAAAGAATCACTTATTACACACCTTGCATACAGAAACTAAAAGCTATGCCAATCCTATCCTTTTCGGAGATGGAATTACGAAAGCTGAGGAATTACGAAAAGCGGGTTTAGGTTTGCTAGGCAACATGATTGGTGATAAAAAGGCCGTGGCCTGCATTGAAGACACTGCCGTAGCCTTGGATGATCTCGCACCCTATATTACTGAGTTCAGCTCTTTGATGGACTCCTATGGACAAAAAGCTGTTTACTACGCTCATGCTGGAGCTGGTGAACTACATTTAAGGCCAATTCTAAATTTAAAGAAAAAAGAAGACGTCGAATTATTTAGAAAAATCACCACTGATGTTGCTCTCCTAGTTAAGAAATACAATGGTTCCATGAGTGGAGAACATGGGGATGGAAGAGTAAGAGCAGAATTTATTGAGCTAATGGTAGGAAAGGAAAATTATGAAACTCTTAGACAGTTAAAAAATACTTTTGATGCTAACCATCTACTAAATCCGGGTAAAATCATAGATGCGGAACCTATGGATACCTTTCTAAGATATGTTCCTGATGCTCCCACTAAGGAGATACCAACCATACTAAATTTTTCAGATTCCCAGGGAATTATACGAGCGGCCGAAAAATGTAATGGAAGTGGTGATTGCAGAAAATCAGCCGTTTTTAACGGGGTTATGTGTCCAAGCTATCAAGCGACAAAAAATGAAAAAGATACTACTAGAGCCAGAGCCAATGCACTAAGAGAATTTCTTACCAATTCGGATAAAGAAAATAAATTTAATCATAAGGAATTAAAGCAAGTTTTTGATTTATGCTTAAGTTGTAAAGCTTGTAGTAGCGAATGTCCAAGTAATGTCGATGTAGCGAGCTTTAAGGCTGAATTTCTATACCAATATCGTATGGCAAACGGAAGTTCTTTACGTGATAAACTGTTTGCTTACAATTCAAATTTTAACCGCTTTGCAGCGAAATTTCCATGGCTAGTCAATGGGGTTTTTAAAAATAAAATACTTAGTAGTATATTAAAAAAAGGGGCCGGAATTCATCCATTACGATCCTTACCCTTAATTTCAACTACTAAATTAAAACACTATGCGAAAAGTGCTAATAACAAAAGCAGTACCGAAAATAAAGTAATTCTTTTTATAGATGAGTTTAGTTCCTGGCTTGAGGCTGAAATTGCGAAAGATTGTATTGATGTTTTACAAAGGTTAGGCTATTCAGTTCAGTTATATTTCGGTGAGAGTGGAAGAACACTTATCTCAAAAGGGTATCTTAAAGAAGCTAAGGTTATTGCCAATACACATATCAAAGATTTAGCTCCATTAGTTTCTCAAGATGTGCCCCTTATAGGAATTGAACCATCCGCCATTCTTACCTTTAAAGATGAATACCTACGATTGTGCGACGATTTAGAAACTGCTCATAAAATAGCATCGGCAACTTATATGATTGAAGAATTTCTAGCATTAGAAATCAGCAAAGGGACCATTACTTCGGCACAATTTACTACCAAACCACAAAAAATTAAATTTCACGGACACTGTCATCAAAAAGCCTTGTCGCATCAAAAGTACTCATTCGATGTATTAAACATTCCAAAGAATTACTCGGTTACTATTCTTAATACGGGTTGCTGTGGTATGGCTGGGAGTTTTGGCTATGAGAAGGAGCATTATCAAATAAGCATGCAAATAGGGGAGTTAAAACTCTTCCCTGCAGTAAGATCAGCTTCCTCAGATGTTATTATAGCTGCCAATGGAACCAGTTGTAGGCATCAAATATTAGACGGAACAAAACGAATTTCCAAACATCCAATAACCATTTTAAAAGAAGCATTATTGGTATAG
- a CDS encoding SIMPL domain-containing protein, which produces MKNILLLFAMASTIASAQTSTIQPTVSVSGEGIVSIVPDRVTVTVRVEHQGKTAEEVKSLNDKAVDGVIKFLKGQKIDARDYKTQHVNLSKNYDYQKKEYYYAANQTLTVLLKDIRKYDAIMQGLLNSGINRIDNVQFGSSQMAVYESQARKKAMEDALSKAKEYSEVLGQTIGKAISISEFAQSTSPYPVLRTMAMKAESADVVETLAAGEMEVSAKVNVVFELK; this is translated from the coding sequence ATGAAAAACATTCTATTACTTTTTGCGATGGCTTCGACTATAGCATCAGCGCAAACCTCTACTATTCAACCTACCGTTTCAGTTTCTGGAGAAGGAATAGTTTCAATTGTACCAGACAGGGTAACAGTAACTGTTCGTGTTGAACATCAAGGAAAGACAGCAGAGGAAGTGAAATCACTAAATGACAAAGCTGTGGATGGGGTTATTAAATTTCTAAAAGGCCAAAAAATTGACGCAAGAGATTACAAAACACAGCATGTTAATCTATCTAAAAATTACGACTACCAAAAGAAAGAATATTATTATGCCGCTAATCAAACATTAACGGTATTGCTTAAGGATATACGTAAATACGATGCTATCATGCAAGGTCTATTAAATTCAGGTATTAATAGAATAGACAATGTCCAATTTGGATCTTCGCAAATGGCAGTATATGAAAGCCAGGCCAGAAAAAAAGCTATGGAAGACGCTTTATCTAAGGCTAAGGAATATTCTGAAGTTCTTGGACAAACCATAGGGAAAGCTATTTCAATTTCAGAATTTGCACAGAGTACAAGTCCTTACCCCGTATTACGCACTATGGCTATGAAGGCTGAAAGCGCAGATGTAGTTGAAACATTGGCCGCAGGTGAAATGGAAGTAAGCGCCAAAGTAAATGTGGTATTTGAACTCAAGTAA